A stretch of the Vigna radiata var. radiata cultivar VC1973A chromosome 9, Vradiata_ver6, whole genome shotgun sequence genome encodes the following:
- the LOC106773294 gene encoding uncharacterized protein LOC106773294 has protein sequence MTPKEHVQKIRRTKFSIGGELNPLREDLHQATKNLSTELYAKDVHFLMELIQNAEDNKYDEGVNPSLEFIITSKDITATSAPATLLIFNNEKGYFVLASSRETILLDNKWNQGILECVPSAFMDAFXTLVIGASXEAPIXSLXPIFRFLPIDXSPFEKXNXVREKIKXKXLGENIVPVETYXEQXXFYXPCEVSRLLPEFWDILTDAREERVYXXNLSSHNERKILSSSFDRTEYDXXLSFLXXKQVGTDWYAKCIQSSNLVDEASEXLYLKLLLFIAKNWSIFTGSNMMDIXLXXYVNSDNKLSHFTLRQCSSXPGAKQVVLADPSXXSXCSWMIDWNXEFXCKTSRFFMPQXTXXAIXXSPXRQTLLXWLEXXVSVATVNMHTFARVLCSSINNDSKLAVKYVHFLYXSFSKRYLSSSXVQGLCSSMPLVDKYGXVIGXRKGVLVPASGSKWAELIVSNPWXXXXYVELGKEYLHXLDCAGQHTGYGXLIEFLKXXAXASDIPNIYPPNAGFSSVETPLTKKNALLLLDWIRNLKXXGGNXPDKFLKCIXEGSWLKVTVNDWRPPSXSFLIXSSLGRILQXGSXLVDIPLIDEGFYXNQISXYEEELKTIGVMFSCEEAXGFIGRELMSRAASFTLXRNHXLXMLEFIQYLRQNYLPLXXFVNCIREGSWLXTSHGLRXPIGSVLYDSXWLVASQVSSIPFIXKDXFGXXXYKFKEELKLXGVVVGFDENYQVVIDHLKSSSDLANLTXEAXVLLMECIXXXRGSSKXINSLKGAXCLKTXMGFKTPSECFLRDPLWGCILEVFDGLPXIDHQFYGEXIFSYKXELKHIGVVIHXDEAIKKFAXLFKQKASKASFNQHXVKSFLSCCRVLEGTEYKFPXEFXXIIRXEKWLQTRDGGYRSPXACILYGPEWKAISSIASCLPFIDDSXKCYGEGIHEYKKELKSXGVVTEVKDGVKFVXKCLNFPSDXSTITXESVXSLLECIRVKMXVGVXEIEDXLKNRLSGNWLKTHAGYRSPDNCLLFDSKWNTYLKPTDGPFIDENFHGPEIASYKKELNAIGVTIDVEKGCPLISNHLNNLSDYDTIVKTYGYLSEFKWKFEDKAARKIWIPESAKWVSSEQCVMHDKDNLFGSKFYVLDKVYEKKILPFFSFALEVRSXPSLDDYINIWNDWESSVEELSPDQCFKFWWFMFNHLSTISEKKLANCLVKLPATSGNNXIFLLNKNDVFIADNLHMKKLFEQEKVFVWYPQNLTPLTRCEWFNMYRKIGARNISESISMEESSLINGVELKKVDPGHICNVKVLAKLILGFLSSSSLKMEPSKRHEAVQDLLKLSFFETKGAVTVSYTLSLSSGDKIIKKANRMVRWERQSSKFFTQMNWQSEEASLLKHATYFSEAISEGVLQENHDHVPELAKLIRLAFLLEFNSGEIEFLMESNNLLCEDEDFLSSAFPGREVYERKTKKRGRSIQRHSRRIRLT, from the exons ATGACACCAAAGGAACACGTTCAGAAAATTCGAAGGACGAAGTTCTCCATTGGAGGGGAACTAAACCCTTTGCGTGAGGACTTGCACCAAGCAACAAAAAATCTTTCTACTGAACTTTATGCCAAAGATGTTCATTTTCTCATGGAACTAATTCAA AATGCTGAAGATAACAAGTATGATGAAGGAGTGAACCCATCACTTGAGTTCATCATAACTTCTAAGGATATAACAGCTACTTCTGCTCCAGCCACTTTGCTAATATTCAACAATGAAAAGGGTT ATTTTGTTCTGGCTTCATCAAGGGAAACAATTCTCTTGGACAACAAGTGGAATCAAGGGATACTAGAATGTGTTCCATCAGCTTTTATGGATGCATTCANAACNCTTGTTATAGGAGCTTCANATGAAGCTCCAATATNCAGTTTGNCACCCATCTTCAGGTTCCTTCCCATTGATANTTCTCCTTTTGAAAAGTTNAATCANGTGAGGGAGAAAATCAAANAAAAANTTCTTGGAGAAAACATTGTTCCTGTTGAGACATACAANGAGCAGAANCANTTCTATANGCCGTGTGAAGTTAGCAGGCTNCTNCCAGAATTCTGGGACATTTTGACTGATGCTCGGGAAGAAAGAGTATACNTNNATAATCTGTCATCacacaatgaaagaaaaatcttgAGTTCTTCATTTGATAGAACTGAGTATGATCNCNTTCTCAGCTTTCTNGNGNTAAAACAAGTNGGCACTGATTGGTATGCAAAGTGCATCCAGAGTTCTAATCTAGTGGATGAAGCATCAGAAGNTCTTTATCTGAAGCTTTTACTGTTTATTGCTAAAAACTGGTCAATATTCACAGGCTCCAATATGATGGACATTNCATTAATNAANTATGTGAATTCTGATAATAAATTGTCCCATTTTACTCTTCGTCAATGCAGCAGCCANCCTGGGGCCAAGCAAGTAGTCCTAGCAGATCCAAGTNCGTNTTCTCNTTGCTCTTGGATGATTGATTGGAACANTGAATTTTNNTGCAAAACCTCNCGATTCTTTATGCCGCAAGNCACACANNAAGCCATCTNTNAGTCACCANGCAGGCAGACNTTGTTGNAATGGCTAGAAAANCNAGTTAGTGTCGCTACTGTGAATATGCACACTTTTGCACGAGTCCTTTGTAGTTCTATAAATAATGACTCAAAGCTTGCNGTTAAATATGTCCATTTCTTATACCANTCNTTCTCNAAGAGATATTTATCAAGTAGTGNGGTTCAAGGTTTGTGTAGTTCAATGCCACTTGTGGACAAGTATGGTNNTGTGATTGGANGCAGAAAAGGGGTTCTTGTNCCTGCAAGTGGGAGCAAATGGGCAGAGTTGATTGTATCTAATCCATGGANAAANCNGGANTATGTTGAGCTGGGAAAGGAGTACTTGCATNCATTGGATTGTGCAGGCCAACATACAGGGTATGGGNANCTCATAGAATTCCTGAAAAANTNTGCTNATGCTTCTGATATACCTAATATATATCCCCCAAATGCTGGTTTTTCNTCTGTGGAAACNCCACTCACNAAAAAAAATGCCCTTTTGCTTCTGGATTGGATTCGAAATCTGAAGCNTANGGGTGGGAATNTGCCAGATAAGTTCTTGAAATGCATAAANGAAGGAAGCTGGCTTAAAGTTACNGTCAATGATTGGAGACCACCTTCGNAGTCATTTTTAATTNGCTCATCATTAGGAAGAATTTTGCAGAGNGGTTCTNTTCTTGTTGACATTCCNCTNATTGATGAGGGCTTTTATGNGAATCAAATATCAGNGTACGAGGAAGAGTTGAAAACAATTGGGGTGATGTTCAGCTGTGAGGAAGCGNGTGGATTCATTGGAAGAGAGCTAATGTCGCGNGCAGCTTCTTTCACTTTAANCAGAAATCATATNCTTTTNATGCTTGAATTCATCCAATATCTGAGGCAAAATTATCTTCCCTTAGANNAGTTTGTCAACTGCATCAGAGAGGGAAGTTGGCTACNNACATCTCATGGTCTAAGGNGTCCTATAGGATCNGTATTGTATGATTCANACTGGCTNGTTGCNTCTCAAGTTAGTTCNATCCCTTTCATTNATAAGGATTNTTTTGGTANGGANATNTATAAGTTCAAAGAGGAGTTGAAGTTGNTGGGTGTGGTNGTTGGNTTTGATGAAAACTATCAAGTGGTCATTGACCATTTAAAATCATCCTCAGATTTGGCNAATTTGACANCTGAGGCNNTTGTTTTGTTAATGGAATGTATANAATTNNNGCGTGGCTCTAGTAAACNCATAAATTCACTCAAGGGAGCAANGTGCTTGAAGACANTCATGGGTTTCAAAACTCCTTCTGAATGTTTCTTGCGTGACCCTCTNTGGGGCTGCATTTTGGAGGTATTCGATGGTCTTCCTNTAATAGATCATCAATTCTATGGAGAGNAAATTTTCTCTTACAAGGANGAACTAAAGCACATAGGGGTGGTTATTCACTTNGATGAGGCNATCAAAAAGTTTGCTNATCTCTTCAAACAGAAGGCATCAAAAGCTTCATTTAACCAACATAANGTTAAGTCATTTCTTTCATGTTGTAGGGTGCTTGAGGGAACTGAATACAAATTTCCTCNTGAATTTTNTAANATCATTCGTNCTGAGAAATGGTTGCAGACCAGGGATGGTGGTTATAGGTCTCCAANAGCATGCATTTTATATGGTCCAGAGTGGAAAGCTATCTCTTCNATAGCTTCTTGTCTCCCTTTCATTGATGACAGTGANAAATGCTATGGTGAGGGAATACATGAATACAAGAAAGAGCTGAAGAGCANTGGTGTTGTTACCGAAGTAAAAGACGGGGTGAAGTTTGTGTTNAAATGTTTGAATTTTCCTTCAGATCNCTCCACNATTACTNCNGAAAGTGTTNTTTCCTTGCTGGAATGCATCCGCGTTAAAATGNATGTGGGTGTTTNCGAAATTGAAGATGANCTAAAAAACAGATTGTCTGGAAATTGGTTGAAAACACATGCTGGTTATAGGTCTCCAGATAACTGTTTGTTGTTTGACTCCAAGTGGAATACGTACCTCAAGCCAACAGATGGGCCTTTCATTGATGAAAATTTTCATGGACCTGAAATTGCATCATACAAGAAAGAACTCAATGCAATTGGAGTAACCATTGACGTTGAGAAAGGGTGCCCCTTGATTTCTAATCACCTTAACAATCTCTCTGATTATGACACCATTGTGAAAACATATGG GTATTTGAGCGAATTCAAGTggaaatttgaagataaagCTGCCAGAAAAATTTGGATTCCAGAAAGTGCTAAGTGGGTCAGTTCTGAACAATGCGTCATGCATGACAAGGATAATCTTTTTGGttcaaaattttatgtattGGATAAAgtgtatgaaaagaaaattcttccatttttctccTTTGCCTTGGAAGTCCGTAGCNTGCCCTCCCTTGATGATTACATCAATATTTGGAACGATTGGGAGAGTTCAGTGGAAGAGTTGTCACCTGACCAATGTTTTAAGTTCTGGTGGTTTATGTTCAATCATTTGTCCACAATATCTGAGAAGAAACTAGCTAATTGCTTGGTGAAACTGCCTGCAACATCTGGCAACAATNaaatatttttgttaaacaaGAATGATGTTTTCATTGCTGATAACCTTCATATGAAGAAGCTTTTTGAGCAGGAGAAAGTCTTTGTCTGGTATCCTCAGAACTTGACACCATTGACCAGGTGTGAGTGGTTTAACATGTACAGAAAAATCGGTGCTCGAAATATCTCTGAATCTATTAGCATGGAAGAGTCATCCTTGATCAACGGTGTTGAACTCAAAAAAGTTGATCCTGGTCATATTTGTAATGTGAAGGTGTTGGCTAAGCTTATTCTTggtttcctttcttcttctagtCTTAAAATGGAACCAAGCAAGAGACATGAAGCTGTTCAAGATCTGCTGAAATTGAGTTTCTTTGAGACAAAGGGTGCAGTCACTGTAAGTTATACTCTGTCGTTATCATCAGGggacaaaattatcaaaaaggCAAACAGAATGGTACGGTGGGAAAGACAAAGCTCCAAGTTTTTCACCCAAATGAACTGGCAAAGTGAAGAGGCAAGTCTGCTAAAACATGCTACATATTTTTCAGAAGCCATATCAGAGGGTGTTTTGCAAGAGAATCATGATCACGTTCCTGAGCTTGCTAAGCTCATCAGATTGGCTTTTCTTCTGGAATTCAACAGTGGGGAAATTGAATTTCTGATGGAGTCCAACAACTTGCTTTGTGAGGATGAGGACTTTCTCAGTTCTGCCTTCCCGGGTAGGGAAGTATATGAgaggaaaacaaagaaaaggg GTAGAAGCATTCAAAGGCATTCTCGGAGGATTCGATTAACTTAA